The following proteins are encoded in a genomic region of Magallana gigas chromosome 1, xbMagGiga1.1, whole genome shotgun sequence:
- the LOC105322657 gene encoding uncharacterized protein gives MKCLHRISLLYSIFCVFHVCSQASLTKRTNIGKEPPSRAVVLQGRHANVKASASSRFPKGSGLGSIHGKSRSVSGMLNSIDSKKVHDTLKNTVGKSLIGHKNQLINKALNGIALLSDAQSLPGLPVGTVSGGKLLSRDHRLAPSTSVRHLAKLRRRVSSPGGISSRTRSKVRVKSHRNIGRTRGTSFKKSHRGHLNQHSNQNGGLSLGRRSRHRSAGAGTMDVGRNSLQHDTRRSSLHGSETNQLGTSHIRLAKVGPSFTSSMSHTADLTNARLLRIEPSRSLSQSVTKGVSDAHLIASLLDQGHLDHPDLTALMPNFVAEEPQIFVDKQSNVKDTYPQIVVGRPEPLLAAPILPLALGSDGHVLTSSNTQIKEVLKSVLNTLSNSQSLSQQGIGSLLRSIRNTVNGPRKSLVTGILGPRIELSPIIHAGSKAVSTENIIRIKESGNVSPIVLKTGGQLEISSGLNRNPTFKIYGFKPSSNGGSNHDEKDSDDKKKKN, from the exons ATGAAGTGTTTACATAGGATTTCCTTGCTGTACtccatattttgtgtttttcatgTTTGCAGTCAGGCATCACTTACTAAG AGAACTAATATTGGAAAAGAACCACCAAGTCGAGCCGTAGTTTTACAAGGCAGACATGCCAATGTCAAGGCCAGCGCTTCTTCTAGGTTTCCGAAGGGATCCGGATTAGGATCAATCCACGGAAAGTCCCGATCAGTCTCCGGAATGTTGAACTCGATTGACAGCAAAAAAGTACACGACACACTAAAGAACACGGTGGGAAAATCTCTCATTGGACACAAGAATCAATTGATTAACAAAGCCCTCAATGGAATAGCTTTGCTATCCGACGCACAGTCTTTGCCAGGACTTCCTGTAGGAACTGTTTCTGGTGGGAAGCTCTTAAGCAGGGATCACAGATTAGCCCCCTCGACAAGTGTTCGCCATCTTGCTAAACTGAGACGAAGAGTTTCTTCCCCTGGTGGGATTTCATCCAGGACAAGGTCAAAAGTTCGGGTCAAAAGTCACCGTAATATAGGTCGCACTAGAGGAACCAGTTTTAAGAAATCTCACCGAGGACATTTGAATCAGCattcaaatcaaaatggcgGCCTTTCTCTTGGACGACGATCACGTCACAGATCAGCTGGTGCTGGGACAATGGACGTTGGTAGAAATTCTCTTCAGCATGATACAAGACGGTCAAGCTTGCATGGTAGTGAAACAAATCAATTGGGAACATCGCATATTCGTCTTGCAAAGGTTGGACCATCGTTCACATCGTCCATGTCACACACTGCAGATTTGACAAACGCTCGACTTCTAAGGATAGAGCCTTCCAGATCTTTATCTCAATCTGTAACTAAAGGCGTTTCAGACGCACACCTTATTGCGTCTTTACTAGATCAGGGACATTTAGATCACCCTGACCTCACTGCACTGATGCCTAACTTCGTTGCTGAGGAGCCCCAGATCTTCGTTGACAAACAGTCAAATGTCAAGGACACTTATCCTCAGATCGTCGTTGGACGACCGGAACCGCTTCTTGCCGCCCCGATACTTCCGCTTGCTCTCGGATCGGACGGCCATGTGTTGACGTCATCAAATACACAAATCAAAGAGGttctgaaatctgttttaaacaCGTTGTCAAATTCCCAGTCTCTCTCGCAGCAAGGCATCGGATCTCTATTGAGGTCGATTAGGAACACAGTGAACGGCCCCAGGAAATCTCTAGTCACCGGTATCCTGGGACCTAGAATCGAGTTATCACCAATCATTCACGCCGGGTCAAAAGCGGTGTCTACAGAAAATATCATTCGGATAAAAGAGTCCGGCAATGTGTCGCCGATCGTACTGAAGACCGGCGGGCAGTTGGAGATCAGTTCGGGGTTGAACAGGAACCCCACGTTTAAGATTTACGGGTTCAAACCGTCATCCAATGGAGGAAGCAACCACGATGAGAAAGATAGCGAcgacaaaaagaagaaaaactgA